The Sulfolobus sp. A20 genomic interval AGGTAATCTGAGATTTCTGAGCTTCTCTCTTTCAATTCCTGCCTGCATTAGTCTCTTCAGTATAACCTCAGCTCTCTTCAAGCTCATAATAACAGCAATCTCTTTAGCCCCTCCTAATATTGATTTCATGATAGCCCAAGTATCATAAACGTGCCTAGTTGCCACTACCACATAGTTGTCCTTAACTACTTCATCCGGGATTTGGAAAGTAGTTCCCTTTATTACCTCATCTGCCTCATAAGAAGCTTCATCTGCAAATGGATCAACCACGATTACGTAAAAACCTAAATCTTTTAAGTATCTAGCTATGAAAGGGGCTATCCCTAAACTCTTACCAGTACACTTGCTAGCATCAACTCTCACGGTATCTCTATCACAGAAAACCGGTTCCTCCATTTCAGCTTCTCTACTTGACGAGAATATTACTATCTTCATAAAACTAATTACGCCTCGAAGGTTATTAAACTTAATCTCTGAACTCCTCACTTCTTTAAAGGTTCCCTTAGTGCTCTTCATGGGCTTATGGTTTACCACCTTCATTTTCATCACTTTACAGTTGGCATGCTATTTAGCACTTATCCGCAGCAATTGTTAAGTACCCCTTTTCTCTCACTTCATCCTTTTCTGGACCTGCTGACTTTCTCCTTGTCATAAGGCTTTCCTCAACTCTATAATTTTTATGATCGATAAAAGGTTTAACTACATTTCCTCAACTTTAACATCTAACGATCTGGGAAAAATGATATAACTTTAGATTGTGCTATTTTATGTCGTGAATAAAGGAATAATAATATTGTCTCTAGTTCTAACCACTTTAGCCCCTGGAATACTAGCTTCTCTCCACTTTTCTCCCTTCATAACTGTTTTTTCTCTCGTTTTGGGTTTGGTTATAGCATTCCTGACATATTCCTTAATAAACGTTAATTGGGATTATGAGGGCTTATATAATTACGTTAAAACGTTAAAGAAGAACGTTTTATCTATTTTATTCCTAATAAGCTGGATAATAAGCTATTACTTATACGTTATTTATACGTCAATATATGTGTCTTACTACGTACTCAACTTAGATGGCTTAAGTGCAACACTTGTTACTCTTTTAGTTTCTTTAGTTGCAATAGGATTGAGTTTAAGTAAATACTCGTATTACGCCTTTCCCGCAATAGCTTTTTCTCAGATGGCCTTAGTCTTGCCCATAGGATGGAAATTTAGCGTAAGTACAGTTCCTGTCCAACTATCTTCACTGTTCTTGAACATATTATCCTCATCCCTAGTAGTAGTGTGTATAACCCTTTCCACCTTTGTAAGATTTGAGAGAAAGTTCTCGTTTTATGTTCTATTAGGGTATGGTATTTCCTCTATTTTCTTATTGTATGGTTCTTTTTTAGTACAGAATAGTGTTGCAGTTTATGGTACAGCTTTAGGTAATATTGGTTTAATATTTGCGGAATTTTTCATGCTAAATAATCTTTTATCTCACGGTTTTAACGTGAGTAGGAGAACAATTTATATTTTAGGTTTAGTAGCCGTTATTGCCTCACTCATAGGCAATGTTAACTACACTCTCTTTTACAACTCTTTGATTTACCCTTCAGTTACATTATTATACGTTAGTTTATTTGTAGCCTTTCTCTCAATTTTCAGTTTATATAGAAGATCAATTTTGCACATAGTATTGGGAGTTATCGCCCTCACCCTTTTTGCTTACGGAGATTATAGTGTGATTTCCAGTGCTAGAGGGATATTCTTTCTAGAATCAGTCACATCATTAATCCTCATTATACTTCTGTCCATACTGCTTTCTAGGGAGAGACGCTTAGCGAGAATTCTAAAGGGATAAGAAAAAAGCAAGCCAGTTCGAATAAATAAAGCCTCATCGTTTGTGCGAGTAAGTCAGCCTCCTTTCCTTCTCACGTATTTAGTCGGAAGGAGTAACAACAACACCACTGCTAGAGTTATGATAACGACATACAATACTAAACCCTCTGACGGTAACGAACTTGTGGTATATGATAACGAACTAAAGTTAATAGAAGAGTTAACGTACTCTGCGATAAGCTTCCCGCCCTCGTCTATGTACACAGTCTCAGGGCAAGGAAGATAAAACACCTTCGACTTTACACCGTCTATTTCCACGGGTTGGGGAAAAGTCAATTCTATTTTCTTCTCTAGGATAAATGTATAGTTTATGGTCATGAATGGGCTTAACTTATCTCCAATTTCAAATGAAGTTTGATTTTCGAAAAAGCGTTGATTGTTTAAAACCCATAAGCTGTTTGGAGGGAAAGTATATACTGTGTTATTGACTATGACAACACTGAAGTTATACAGTAGTTGAGGGCCAGAGACGTTACCATATACAACCCAGACCTTTCCGTCGTAAAAATACGCCTTACCGTTAAAGGCTTGTTCTCCAGTGTTTGGAAAACCGCTATAAACTACTGGTGGGACATACCAGCTTCCATTGTACTCGTAGAAGGTTGCTATTGATATATTAAAACCCTTAGCCAGATAAGCTGTCTCCCCATTCCCGTATCCCCCTACAACAGTCCCAATAGTATAACCGTCATATATTATGTCCATAAACTTTCCTTCCAAGACGTAACTCTTATTGAAGGTTGAGGTCCCGTTTGATGCGTAAAAGGTTATTGTGGTTATGTTTCCCTTTGGAGCCCAAATAGTGGTCAAGTTTATCTCACTTCCTATAAGGTAGGAAAAAAAGGAGACGGTAAAGTGCCCGTTATAGTAAATACTAGTAGTCCACATAGATTTATTGATAGTTAAAGGTTGTACTACATTCTGGACGAACGTGTCCTCTCCGTTGATATTTAGGTTAATATTCTGTTGTATGGAGATCGACGGTGAGCCAGACGTTACAGATAAATTATACATTTTTATTATAGACTGGATTCCGTTCATTCTCACGTATCCAAATTCATATCCATAGTTTGTAGGTCCATAAATTATCTCTTGAGTGGAATGAATCGAGATTGACGAAAGGCATAAGAGAAGTAGCGTAAGAAGCAAGGCGACTGTCTTAGTATACATTATATTAATCTACTACCTTGAGAAGTTAAAAAACATTTATTTTTAGACTGTTGCAAGTTATTTCTCTCCTAAGTTTTAGTTGTGCTTAAGTTAGTTAATGACTTCAAAAAGATCTTTAAGATCTATAATGCTTTCACTGTAAGCTTTCTTGAGTCTAATTCCGTCTTCACTGTTCTCCTCTTTAGCAAATCACTTGATGACTACTGAAGAATCTACAACTGCCAATCCTTCTCTTTCTCTCGATCTCTCACCGTCTAAATAAGCATAAAACTGTTTAGCTCTAATAGGCACTCTTTATTCTCTCTGTGTCTTCCCTTTTAGTATTCTTTCCCTATATTCCTCTACAATCACGTTTACGAATTTGAGGAAATTCTCGTTCTTTAGGGCGTAATTTAAACTCTTTTCTCTTCATCCATCTATCTTCCTTTAGGGTTTGCCGTTCTCTTATCACTAAAATAGCTCCTCAATCGTCATATCTTCTCATGTAGAAGAATTATAAAAGAGGGAAAGGGTATCTCTTTAGTTATTTATATGGCAATGGATAGTTTATATTAAATGAAAACTACATTAAACCTAATTGGCTTATGCTGTTCCGTTCCTCAAATGTTGGTTTATTCCAAGTTAAAGAAATTAAGAGAAGGTGATGTACTTGAAATTATCGTAGAAACTAACAGCTCGCAGGAACAAGATATAATAAAAGTCTTAGAGTACTTTCGTGTAAATGTACACGTCACTAGAAAGGGAGATACCACAATTTATACCGTGATAAAATAATTAAGTAATTTTCACAATAAGTAAATCAAAGGTATTTAAATCCTCAAATTTTAAATAAGCTAATTCCTTCTCATTTATTTAGGTGTTTGAAATGAGTGAAGAGTTAAAGTTAAGACAACCAGATGAAATTCTTGACGTTAGAGGGGAGTCTTGCCCAGTTCCGGAGATGATGGCGAGTAAAAAACTTAAAAAGATGAAAGCTGGTCAAATCCTTGAAGTTTTAACGGATCATCAGCCTGCTGTAGATGTTACTTTACCTTCACTTTGTAAATCTCAAGGTTATCCTTATGTTATTATAAAAGATGGTGAGGTATATAAGTTTAGGATACTAAAGGTGGGTTAATAAGATGCCAGCTATGGTATTGAATCCCGTTTTTTCCTACAGTTGGTCAGTTGTTTTTGCAGTCTTTGCATTATCTGGCTTTATCCTAGGTTGGACTGCCCAAAGGGGAAACTATTGCTTCGTAAATGCGATGACCTCAATCTTCACCGTTAAGAGCTATGAGAGGTTTGGTGCTTTACTCATACTTTTTGGGCTATCAGCGTTAGGGGCTGGAATATTAGTAGGATTGGGAATAATACCAGCTAGTGATCAATACTATTTCAATTACTTTGCAGGCTGGTATATTTTAGTAGGCTCATTTATTTTTGGTTTTGGGGCAGCATTAGCTGGGGGTTGTAATTTATCAATGCTGTATAGGGCTGCTTCTGGATATGTGCAAAACTGGATAGAGTTATTTGGTATGATGATTGGTACTTATATTTTCGCAATAGGAATATGGCCATTCCAATTGGTCACTATGGAAAAGGGAATACTATCTACGACCTCTGGTGGTTACATAGAGTACGTTCCTTATCTATTGTTTCATAACGTGTCTGATACATCTGTCCTCATAACGGCTTTTATTTTCGGAATACCCCTTATAGGAATAGGTTTATACTTGCAACGTTATACGAAGATGAAATGGGGGCGTAGCGGATTTGGCTTACCATCCTTATCAGCTATCAAATCCTTTGGAAATCTTCCATTTCCAACTGTGCCTTCACAAAAGGTTAAATTAAGTCAAGAGGCTAAGGATATGTTGCTCCTTAGAAAGCCCTATGGGACTAACTTATCAACCATAATTCTAGCCTTGGATATGATTATGGTTTTCATAATAGGGGCAGGATATACTTTCAACTACTTAGTTATTACTTCCTCAGATGGTGGAAGGTTCTTTGAGTATTTATTAATGTTGGGTAATGTTCATCTCTTTTTGAATACTCCTTGGTTTAATGACTCATTACCGATAGTTGACCCTAGTGTATTAATGGTAGTCATGCTATGTGTAGGAGCTTTCCTGTCCTCTTACTTAAGTGGAGACTTCAAGATAAGAATTCCTAGGGAGAAGAAGAGATTGTTAATAGGCTTTTTAGGTGGAGTTTTAGTGGGCATAGGTGTTAGAATGGCTTTAGGATGTAATGTAGGTTTGATGTGGACAAATTTCACACAACTAGGTTACGATGGGATTATATTCCTTTTTGGAATGCTAGGCGGAGTTTATTTAGCAGTTAAGGTTCAAGAGAGGTTATGAGAAATGCAGACAGTTAGGAGACTCCTAGCTCCAATCGTTTTGTCATTATTCGCTATAGGTTGGTATAAGTTCTCTGAAATTTATCTAACTAGTTCAAATAGTCTAGCCTTATCTAATGGAAACTTAGCAGTTTACGTAATTCCACAACAATTTGAGGGATATTTAACCGCAACCTTATGGATATGTTATTTCTTAGTATTTGTAGGTTTGTCATTATTCTGGTATAACTTAGTTAAAATAGTACAGCAAGCTGAGAACGTTAAATCATCTTTTGGTGTCATTGACCTCATATCTCCAATAGCTATAGCCTTAGAGATAATGGGACTATTCGTAATAGGTAATTCAATAATAGGTGGAAACATGTTTGTTAGGTTAGCTGGTTATACTTCGGTAATAGCATGTCTAATGTGGTTCTGGTATTCCTTTGTTAAATATGTGAGGGTGAAGGTTCTTGCGTGAACTATATTCTTTCTTTATGGTCTCTGGAGAATTAGAAAAATTGTACATGGGATTCATAACCGCTATTGGTTATGTTTCAGCAGGAAGTAGAGTTTACATGTTCTTCACAATGGACGCGTTAAAGGCTTTAACAAGAGAGGTTGAAAAAATTTCATTGCCAAACGCTAAACCATTAAAGTATTATATCGACAACTTGTTAGAGTTGGGAGAGGATGATGTTGAAATAGTAGCCTGTGAATTTGGTATGAAGGTAAAAGGTATAAAGGAAGAAGATCTCTTGTTTAAGGTTAAGATTAGTGGAGTCTCAGAGTTTGCCCTTAAGAGTTCAGAATCTAAAGCAGTACTAGTTTTTTAACCTTCGTGTGTTAAATAATAAACGTTAATCATGCCCTCTAGTCCCATTATGTAATAAAAGGCTTCTTCATCAAATAATCTTACGTTGTCAGATTCTAACCTAGCAGACAATAATTTGCCGTCCTTAAACAGACCCGTAAAAAGCCATCCTCTACCCTCTGGAGAGGCTACTATTAATTTTAAGCCTTCTACGTTAAATAGATCATTAGTGATCTTGTTTACCTTATCTTGCTTGATAATCTTATCGAAATAAGTATATAATTTAGCTATTTGTTTCTCATCTCTCATAATATTTTTCACATCGTTTAAGTCAATTTTTAATGAGTCACTCTCTATTTTACCACAAATGAATATAAAAGAAGCATAATCTCCCATGTTCCTCACCTCGTATCTGCAGTTGAAAATTTTAGCCACCTCCGGTAAGGTGTAAATTATTGCTCCAGGATGATCTACTAATACTTCTATCGGATCGTAGGGCTTAGAGCTCATTATAGCTTTCTTAGCCTCAATCTCTGGTACTGGACAAACAGTCCCCCTTAAGTCAATCGTCTTTACGGGTTTAGTTCTAAATAACTCAAGAATAAAATTATTACTACTCTTGTTAACTACTGTTACCGTTTTACAAATATACTTTGCGTACTCCTCTAAGTTCTTGGCTATCTTCAACTCTATGGCGGATAAAGCTAAACGTAAGACTGGCGAGGCATTGACGTTTATCTCAGCTTCTCCTTTTTTATTAAATTTTACATTTATGTAAAATCTTCCATCATTTTCTATTATGCTTATGGAATCGCTTTTAACGTTTACTAAGACATTAAAATTTTTCTTTAGTATACTCATCTTAGCAGAATAACCGAAGTCGAGCTTCTTCACCTCTCTCAATAAAAATAATCTTCCGTACTTCTCCACGTCTAGGATAGGACTGTAATCGTTAATGTTTAGCTTAACAATCATTTCTGTTTATTATATTGCATTAAAAGGTATATAAATCATACAAATTAGTGCAACCTATTTTTAAGTTAATAAATGAAATAGTGTTTAATAAGGAACTTATTTTAAAAACCTAGAAGAAATCAGGCTTGTGATGAAGACTAAATCCTTCTTTTAAAACTTGATAAGTCACCTTATGAAGTTCCTGCCTAGGCTCTTCTCTGACTTACAAAGGTGAGGAAAACCTTGCCCTTTAGGGCGGGGGAGAAGGCATATAATTTTTAAACCTATCTCATACCTTCCAAGAAGGTAGAGTGGGGAGGGATAAGGGAATCATAAGGCTAATTGTATCTCTTATTCGTAACCTTCTTATTATCTCCCCTACTCAGATACTCAAGAAGGAGGGTTCTATTAACTAAGGAATAAGATAACTTAATCTATAATTTTGCACAAAAATGAAAAAATGGGTTTATAAATAGGTTAGATTTTTATGCACTAATTATTTAACACAAGATATGAATTATAAACTACTCCTCTTGATAGGGTTCTTGGTTATAATAGCTATAGGTTTTGGAGCAGCTTATTTAATGTTAAAACCCTCAACCACTACAACAATTACACCTACTATTACTTCCTCTACATCAACGTCAACGCCAGTAAACAATAACTTCTATTTCCTCGTCTTGACACAAAAAGGTATCGGAATGATAGTGAATCCATTCTCTACATCGTCTTCATTTCTAGGCTTCCAACACGTTATTAACGTTTCAACTAATGTACCGACACAAGTCTATTACTGGGAGGAATTACCTTACAACTCCATGATAAACCTGAACCAAATAGTTTTAATGCCGTTAAATAATGGTACAGTGTATGCTTTCAATACTTCAAATATGAAGGTAATAAAAAGCTTCACAGTGGGCAACTCAATTGGGTTTATTGGAGTCGCTTATTCCCCAGATATGAGATATATCGCAATAGCTGATGGTCCGTCTGGAGTAGTAGAAGTTATCAACGCTAACACCTTACAAGTTATGTGGAGTCAAAAATTCGTTTCACCTACTGGAAGGACGTACTATCCGTGCGATATAAGATGGGATCCAGCCAATCCAGATATAATACTAGTCCCAATGAGGTTTAACAATAGTGTAGATGAAATAAATGCTACAAGTGGAGAAGTAATTAAAGTGTTATCAGCCTCACCAGGTTCCCAGCCTTACATGTTAAGCCCAAATACTCAAGGCAACATGTTAGCAGTTGAGTATGCTGGCAATAATTCTATAGGTTTCTATTCTCTTCCAAACTTAACTTTATTAGGGATTGTGAAGATGCCCGGAAGCTTAGTTCCCCAAAGAGGTGTGTTCACACCTAATGGTGAATATTATTTAGAAGCCCCATCAAATGCTAATCAAGTAGTAGTCATCTCCACTTCATCATTTAACGTAGTGAAGAACATAACTTTGCCTCAGACTTCTTCCCCAGGATTAGCTGAGATAGGTTTAACCCCTGGAGGAAGCTATGCGTTCGTGATAATCCACGGTAATGTTCAGACTGGGGGTATTATAGTCCTAATATCCCTATCCTCTTTAAGTGTAGCATATGAAGTTCCTTTAACCACTGCCCCAGCAATAGCATTGCCAGTTCAAGTTTCAACGGGTAACTATTTAGTAAATAACGTCCTGTTACCTCCAGTGACTGGATTACACTGTTAGGTGATAAGATGAGGAAGGCAATCAATCCTATTTTCTATTTTTTCATATTCTTTGATGCTACCGTAATTTTACCAATAATAGTTAATGGTATAAGAATTTTGGAATTGTGGTACTCTCCCTTATCAGATACTGGACAAGCTACATTTCTTTATCCCTTCCTTACATTCTCTATTGTCAGCCTAATTCTATCATTAATTATAGGGACAATCTTGTATAATAGGAAGGGGAATAGGTTTATCCTAATCAGAGGTCCAATGAGGGTTAGAAGCGTTATAAGGGCTATCCTCAAAGATAAGATAGGTAAGTTACTAGTATTAACCTATTTTATTTCATACTTAATCTCCTTTATGATAACCTCTGGGATTTTAATTATACCCGGGATAAACGTAGATTCCTATTTCACTTCTCTTACAGTTACGAGTTACGAAGGTTATGGTATTAACGTGATAAATTTAATAGGCAATACTTACCTCGTCTTAAATCCACTACTCCTAGTTTTTGGAACTCTTGTAGACATATTCCTAACCCTTTCCCTCATACTCTCATACTACATTATATCGCTAATATACGTTTCATTAAATCTTTATAATTTCCCCATCCCTAAAACTCTTAGAATCTATGGCTTAAACGTTACGGGTGGTTTCCTAACTGCCTCCGTACCTTCTATAGGCACTATAGCTGGAATATGTTGTTTAACGCCAACAGCAATAAATTCCCTACTTTATCTATCGTCAGCCACGTTACCAATTACCAAGGGATTAGCGTGGAAATACGGAACTTTCTTATTTGGAGCCTGGACTGGGGGGATATTGCAAGCCTTCATGTTAGCGTCTCCAGTTTTAATAGGAGTAATTATATCATCTATATCATTATATTACATTTACGTAATATCTAAACGTATAAATGAAGTGATGATAGGTGAGTAGGGTTTTCACTTCTGACGAAATTTGGAACACTATTGTGAGGATATCCTTAGCTTCAATATGGCTTTATGCAGGAGTTATAGGTAAGCTACTTAACCCTGGATTCCTAAACCCTAACTCTAATCAATACGTCGGATTGACCATACAATACTTTTCACAAGGCTCAATAATTAGGGGATTCTTATACGCTGTAGCTTTTCCCCATCCTATACTCACTGGTATTCTAGTCATGATAGGAGAAATAAGCTTTGGTATAAGTCTTCTGTTAGGCTTAGGTGTAAAGCTGAGTTCTACAACTGCCTTTTATACTAACCTAATTTACTTCTTATCGGCTTCTTGGACAGGGGCAGAAGAATACGGATTGAATTTATTAATGATGATCTTAGACGTATACTTTATAATTTATGGGGGGAGTAAGTACTGTTTGGACAATTTTTTACCCAAGAGTATAGTAAATAACACGAAAATTTGCCTAATAACAGGTTCAGTTATTTATTTAGGAGTCGTCATCTTCCTCTTCTTATACGGATTATGATCTTTTTAATTAAATAAAATCCTTATAGAAAAGCTTAAACACAATAAATCTCGCCAACTCAATTCAAAAATGGAAAAAATTAGTTTTTAAAAGAAAGTTGCAAGGGCTCCACCGAAACTGCCATTGAGAACGTTAAACGCTATAATTAATCCTATATACGTTTGAATATAAGGTACGACAAATGCAAATGGCAATAAGGAAAATGCTAAATATCCTAGAGAAGTGTAAATTCCTATTTTTCTTACTTGTCTTAAGTTTGATTCAGCTACCTTACTCCTTAATGGACTAACGAAGGCTATGAAGAGGGCTAAGACTATTAATTGTATGATACCTAATGCGGGGGAAATTATTAGCGAAGCTATTGGAGATATTTGTATAACGGTTGGGGGATAAAAGGCTTTAACTATTAGTGCCAATACTCCCATGATAATAGTTAAAATAAAACTATATCCAATACCCGTTAACACGTTCCAGCCTAAAATCCTACTTGTTGCCTTCTCCTCCACCACTGCTAGTCTGCCCTCCTCCTAACACTTGCCTCAATAACGTCTGCAGTTGAGGTAATTGTTGCTGACCAGCTCCGGGATAAGTGAATGGCAAATATCCTCCTATTACTATGCTAGATAATTGTGGGAAGTAAGGAACTCCTAATGCCATATTTACACTTGAAGGATCTCTACTCTCTGCTAATATCCTAGCCAACCCCATTCTTACAGCATCATAAATTTCTATCCCTAAATCCCTTAACTGTAGAATTCTCCTTAACTCTGGATCTTGTGGAATCAGCTTAGTTATCCTCACTGATATTAACTCTATTCCAATCTCTGCTAAGAACGTCTTTAATCCCGCTGTAACAGCCGTTGATATGTCAGCGAACTTCTTGAACACTTCGACCAATTTAACATGGTTTAATACTTGGCTAACCTCTTGATCTATTATAGGAGATATATACATAGCTAAATCAGCATCCTTAAAGTACTGAGCTCCAAACTGAATGTTGGTAACTAACAAAGAGGGATTAGATACTTTATAATACACAGCTACCTCATACTCTAGGGGAACTAAATCGTCAGTCTGACTCACTCCGGAAACTCTAACCTCATGTCTAGTTAAAGAGACGAAATAGACAATACTATCGTATGGAAGTGCGTTATACCTAAATTTTGATAATATGGAAGAAAGAGGATTTTGAGGAGACTGAACGTTATGTGTACCAGGCTGTAAAACAGCTTGAACTTGACCTTGAATTATTACTACAGCGTTTTCAGTGGGCTGTACGATTATTATCGACTTAGAGGTTATATTTTCTTTAGGATATCTGAAGACTATTACATCCGGAGCCATGTAAGATGCTCCATTTTCTAACTCAGTACTTATTACTTGTCCTCTGATTGAAATCGACATATTTATCACTTCCATTTTTGAGTTCAAATTAAAAAATTTTTCTATCTATATTCTTGTGGGAAAAATAGCTTATCTCTAGAAATTAATACTTGTCTTATCTGATTTAATAGCAGGGGAATTTGCTCTAAGTTATCAAGAGATGAAGACAAGTTATAAACTTGATTTGCTAAGGAAATCATTTCCAAATCATTTTTAACTATCTCATCTAATTGCTCAGTCTGAATCTTATACCTAGCATAAACATCAGCTCCTCCACCTTGAGAAGATAAGATGATTCCAATCAAAGTTCTAATCTCAGAAATTATGAACTCTATACGCTTAAGTATAGGAGAAAACGGATTTGATGAAACTATTTGCGATTCGATCATTGACAAGTTATTAATCGCATTTTGTAACTTAGAAATAGTAGATTGTCTAATTAGAAAATCGTCTTGTCTAATTAAGTCCTTTACCTTATATCCCCTATAGCCTGGCACAAGGAGTTGTAATTGTTCCAAAGGTGTTAGTTCTTTAGGCATACATATGAATTCCAGTTGTAATTTTAAAAGTTTATGGTCATTCAAATACAACTATATTGTAACAGCTTAATATAGCCATAAACTTACAAAGTAGGGAAAGCCTCGCCTTGGGAAAAGCTTTTAGTGAAGGAAAATCATTGAGGGAAGTCAAAAAGAGGTAATGAGAATGTCTTCCTCCTCAATAATAGCCTTAAGGAGAGTGGGGAAAAGGGATAGGGTAATATGGCTGAAGACCAAGCTTTCGCTGAACGAATGGGCGTAAAAGCCCAGTAGCTATGAAGGTGGTAAACCAGTTAACCACACTAAGGGAACTCTCTAAGGGGAAGAGGTCAGACATCCTTTCCACACTTCATAAAATTACGTTTAATCTTTCTCTCACGAGTGTAGAGAAAATTTTAGTGGAAAATGCTCGTTATACTTTTCACTTATTCCAGTGTTTAGATCTCAGCAGCTTTTTATTTTAGAGGCTTTTTAATCTTTATACATGAATTATATCTCAAAAAATTTTGATAAAAAATTTTAGATCAATTCATTCCCACTTAACCTTATATTCATGATAAGGAGTCTCATCTGATGCCTCTTGTATAGCCTCTTCAATCTCCTTTTTATCCACTTCTCCTTTGTACCTTATAGTTACGTGAGCGATGAAGTGACTATAATCTGGCTTG includes:
- a CDS encoding XdhC family protein codes for the protein MKIVIFSSSREAEMEEPVFCDRDTVRVDASKCTGKSLGIAPFIARYLKDLGFYVIVVDPFADEASYEADEVIKGTTFQIPDEVVKDNYVVVATRHVYDTWAIMKSILGGAKEIAVIMSLKRAEVILKRLMQAGIEREKLRNLRLPAGLDIGAKTEKEIALSIVAEILAVTRNTTARPLRDVKGFEKLLEKIT
- a CDS encoding sulfurtransferase TusA family protein, whose product is MKTTLNLIGLCCSVPQMLVYSKLKKLREGDVLEIIVETNSSQEQDIIKVLEYFRVNVHVTRKGDTTIYTVIK
- a CDS encoding sulfurtransferase TusA family protein; translation: MSEELKLRQPDEILDVRGESCPVPEMMASKKLKKMKAGQILEVLTDHQPAVDVTLPSLCKSQGYPYVIIKDGEVYKFRILKVG
- a CDS encoding YeeE/YedE family protein produces the protein MPAMVLNPVFSYSWSVVFAVFALSGFILGWTAQRGNYCFVNAMTSIFTVKSYERFGALLILFGLSALGAGILVGLGIIPASDQYYFNYFAGWYILVGSFIFGFGAALAGGCNLSMLYRAASGYVQNWIELFGMMIGTYIFAIGIWPFQLVTMEKGILSTTSGGYIEYVPYLLFHNVSDTSVLITAFIFGIPLIGIGLYLQRYTKMKWGRSGFGLPSLSAIKSFGNLPFPTVPSQKVKLSQEAKDMLLLRKPYGTNLSTIILALDMIMVFIIGAGYTFNYLVITSSDGGRFFEYLLMLGNVHLFLNTPWFNDSLPIVDPSVLMVVMLCVGAFLSSYLSGDFKIRIPREKKRLLIGFLGGVLVGIGVRMALGCNVGLMWTNFTQLGYDGIIFLFGMLGGVYLAVKVQERL
- a CDS encoding DsrE family protein, with translation MVSGELEKLYMGFITAIGYVSAGSRVYMFFTMDALKALTREVEKISLPNAKPLKYYIDNLLELGEDDVEIVACEFGMKVKGIKEEDLLFKVKISGVSEFALKSSESKAVLVF
- a CDS encoding sulfurtransferase TusA family protein — encoded protein: MIVKLNINDYSPILDVEKYGRLFLLREVKKLDFGYSAKMSILKKNFNVLVNVKSDSISIIENDGRFYINVKFNKKGEAEINVNASPVLRLALSAIELKIAKNLEEYAKYICKTVTVVNKSSNNFILELFRTKPVKTIDLRGTVCPVPEIEAKKAIMSSKPYDPIEVLVDHPGAIIYTLPEVAKIFNCRYEVRNMGDYASFIFICGKIESDSLKIDLNDVKNIMRDEKQIAKLYTYFDKIIKQDKVNKITNDLFNVEGLKLIVASPEGRGWLFTGLFKDGKLLSARLESDNVRLFDEEAFYYIMGLEGMINVYYLTHEG
- a CDS encoding YncE family protein; amino-acid sequence: MNYKLLLLIGFLVIIAIGFGAAYLMLKPSTTTTITPTITSSTSTSTPVNNNFYFLVLTQKGIGMIVNPFSTSSSFLGFQHVINVSTNVPTQVYYWEELPYNSMINLNQIVLMPLNNGTVYAFNTSNMKVIKSFTVGNSIGFIGVAYSPDMRYIAIADGPSGVVEVINANTLQVMWSQKFVSPTGRTYYPCDIRWDPANPDIILVPMRFNNSVDEINATSGEVIKVLSASPGSQPYMLSPNTQGNMLAVEYAGNNSIGFYSLPNLTLLGIVKMPGSLVPQRGVFTPNGEYYLEAPSNANQVVVISTSSFNVVKNITLPQTSSPGLAEIGLTPGGSYAFVIIHGNVQTGGIIVLISLSSLSVAYEVPLTTAPAIALPVQVSTGNYLVNNVLLPPVTGLHC
- a CDS encoding TQO small subunit DoxD — translated: MSRVFTSDEIWNTIVRISLASIWLYAGVIGKLLNPGFLNPNSNQYVGLTIQYFSQGSIIRGFLYAVAFPHPILTGILVMIGEISFGISLLLGLGVKLSSTTAFYTNLIYFLSASWTGAEEYGLNLLMMILDVYFIIYGGSKYCLDNFLPKSIVNNTKICLITGSVIYLGVVIFLFLYGL
- a CDS encoding SPFH domain-containing protein; this translates as MSISIRGQVISTELENGASYMAPDVIVFRYPKENITSKSIIIVQPTENAVVIIQGQVQAVLQPGTHNVQSPQNPLSSILSKFRYNALPYDSIVYFVSLTRHEVRVSGVSQTDDLVPLEYEVAVYYKVSNPSLLVTNIQFGAQYFKDADLAMYISPIIDQEVSQVLNHVKLVEVFKKFADISTAVTAGLKTFLAEIGIELISVRITKLIPQDPELRRILQLRDLGIEIYDAVRMGLARILAESRDPSSVNMALGVPYFPQLSSIVIGGYLPFTYPGAGQQQLPQLQTLLRQVLGGGQTSSGGGEGNK
- a CDS encoding heavy metal-associated domain-containing protein; the encoded protein is MSGIDKILANLGKEMSFQVLGVTCDNCVNKVRRALKTVKGIEEISIKPDYSHFIAHVTIRYKGEVDKKEIEEAIQEASDETPYHEYKVKWE